A section of the Methanoregula formicica SMSP genome encodes:
- a CDS encoding Ig-like domain-containing protein — MKQTILVLFGLLLLSSSAVAALDLSLSTISAPGWITANGADSSVITVTVVDTATAPVANADVTFTLDTASQVLGTISPTTPVKTDVNGVATAVFSVKTISGNATIHATVSVNDGQTLPVTFTTFQRIDHGIPEKASFDAYPTELPVGSETRVNLTVYDYWNNRVDSKNAPEAVQITVTGEDGVGLKDGTNFVTEKTYYTDTEGNVSIDLRLSTVAGENKLWMYRIGNMVIMPSKTVIGVAEETPSYIEQTRAINMEGTKSPLPADGLPVNDVTITYTLTDKFGNPIHSAPVLCTSSDGQSATQYTNLNGKVTVIFPAQDEARVFTLNASSPANPAATCRDPYSAGYCSQQIEYYNTDPVDLLFTANPQSMASLDVDSTTRAILQARVVDAKGNPVKNEKVYFSLGTTTYDAVYIGATDPVLAVGPTEAVLVGDDGYATTEFSPGAFAAEGQPGFDPTATGQVVVTARWTNTAGTITKSRDILLVWKNYPYLSTYSSMKCDNAHVGDELNLTIQLKGDGIALKPNPIDVVLTTDRSGSMMKGNPDRMVNVMAASSAFVDEMGTNDKIGVVSFGNKGDYTSATTYSGLGPGIDLDTHDDQSYRDEHYKSSPTSYLYYATVDRELTSVPADAKTAINSMVPYSGTPLRDGLRKAVQELKSARARSNAIKAIIVLSDGDYNYYGDPLARGRGYTSWRPTDFEDLTESYMSYSDTDGYQNMAAYASYNGIKIYSIAFGDSISSGGKTTLETLATATGGRYFEASSANIEDVYIAIAGDLQETAGGDTEVSLDFGTVTIDDNTGGDITQYMDYVYEVKTPVADSSTYINKTNITKHGIFHQLFSTVQDDTAGWSARQINYNVGTIKLNETWSATLRLRLTQAGSFDLFGPDSTSSITFTDMSDTTNPVTQTAFIPEMQCKVYPVGENPVFGTKTLQVSDLTVTTSDPTVWKLAWKTSYDGDKTVTETLQSRVADSAAAWQTIPGGITMISSQVVNSPSYYTLSLSDTSLWVKGKCYEFRVVAQAEGTDDSVTQSGSTCISASGGTIYIKLE; from the coding sequence GTGAAACAAACAATTCTGGTTCTATTCGGACTTCTCCTCCTGAGCAGTTCTGCAGTAGCAGCACTGGATCTTTCCTTATCGACGATAAGTGCCCCGGGATGGATCACTGCAAACGGTGCGGACAGTTCCGTCATCACCGTGACGGTAGTGGATACGGCGACTGCGCCTGTCGCGAATGCGGATGTAACCTTCACCCTCGATACTGCCTCGCAGGTTCTGGGGACGATCTCTCCGACAACACCTGTCAAAACCGATGTGAATGGAGTGGCAACAGCAGTATTTTCTGTTAAAACGATCAGTGGCAATGCTACCATTCATGCAACGGTGTCCGTCAACGATGGCCAGACACTTCCCGTTACGTTCACGACATTCCAGCGGATCGATCACGGCATCCCTGAAAAAGCGAGTTTTGATGCGTATCCGACAGAGTTACCCGTTGGTTCGGAGACCCGGGTAAATCTTACTGTTTACGATTACTGGAATAACCGCGTTGATAGTAAGAATGCCCCTGAGGCTGTCCAGATCACCGTTACCGGAGAGGATGGTGTCGGATTAAAGGATGGTACAAATTTCGTAACCGAAAAAACGTATTATACAGATACAGAGGGTAATGTATCCATTGACTTAAGGCTCTCCACCGTTGCAGGAGAGAACAAGCTCTGGATGTATCGTATCGGCAATATGGTGATAATGCCCTCCAAAACGGTTATCGGTGTTGCAGAGGAGACGCCCTCGTATATCGAGCAGACCCGCGCCATCAACATGGAAGGAACGAAATCACCCCTCCCGGCAGACGGTCTCCCGGTCAACGATGTGACCATTACCTACACGCTCACCGACAAATTCGGCAACCCGATTCATAGTGCGCCCGTGCTCTGCACATCCTCCGACGGGCAGAGTGCAACACAGTATACCAATCTCAACGGCAAGGTCACGGTTATCTTCCCGGCACAGGATGAAGCGAGGGTGTTTACGCTCAATGCCTCTTCCCCCGCTAATCCGGCCGCGACCTGCCGGGATCCCTATAGTGCAGGGTACTGCAGCCAGCAGATTGAATACTACAATACCGATCCGGTGGACCTGCTGTTTACGGCCAACCCGCAGTCCATGGCAAGTCTCGATGTTGACAGTACGACCCGGGCCATTCTCCAGGCACGGGTTGTCGATGCGAAGGGCAACCCGGTGAAAAACGAGAAGGTGTATTTCTCGCTCGGTACCACAACCTATGATGCCGTGTATATTGGGGCAACCGATCCGGTGCTTGCAGTCGGGCCGACCGAAGCGGTTCTGGTTGGCGACGACGGGTATGCAACCACAGAATTCAGCCCCGGGGCATTTGCAGCTGAAGGACAGCCCGGATTCGATCCGACGGCCACCGGCCAGGTGGTCGTGACAGCACGGTGGACGAACACGGCAGGTACTATCACCAAATCGCGGGATATCCTTCTTGTCTGGAAGAACTACCCTTATCTCAGTACCTATTCGTCCATGAAATGCGACAATGCTCATGTCGGGGATGAACTTAACCTTACTATCCAGCTCAAAGGCGACGGCATAGCGCTCAAACCGAATCCCATCGATGTCGTCCTCACCACCGATCGTTCCGGAAGTATGATGAAGGGTAACCCGGACAGGATGGTCAACGTTATGGCAGCATCTTCGGCATTTGTCGACGAGATGGGAACGAACGACAAAATCGGGGTTGTCTCGTTTGGAAACAAAGGTGATTACACTTCCGCCACAACCTATTCTGGTCTGGGCCCCGGAATTGATCTGGATACACATGACGACCAATCGTATAGAGATGAACATTATAAGTCCTCTCCGACATCCTATCTCTACTATGCAACAGTAGACCGGGAACTGACTTCTGTTCCTGCAGATGCCAAGACGGCGATCAATTCCATGGTTCCCTACTCGGGTACCCCCCTGAGGGATGGTCTCCGGAAAGCGGTCCAGGAACTGAAATCAGCGAGGGCTCGATCCAATGCGATCAAGGCCATTATCGTCCTCTCCGATGGGGATTATAATTACTATGGCGACCCGCTTGCACGGGGGCGCGGCTATACATCGTGGCGTCCTACGGACTTTGAGGATTTAACGGAATCATATATGTCCTATTCCGATACCGACGGATACCAGAACATGGCTGCATACGCAAGCTATAACGGGATTAAAATCTATTCCATTGCATTCGGCGATAGTATCTCCAGCGGCGGGAAGACAACGCTTGAAACACTTGCCACAGCCACCGGTGGAAGGTACTTTGAAGCTTCTTCGGCAAATATCGAAGACGTGTATATTGCGATTGCCGGCGATCTTCAGGAAACCGCTGGAGGTGACACGGAAGTGTCCCTCGATTTCGGGACCGTGACAATCGACGACAATACGGGAGGCGACATCACCCAGTATATGGACTACGTGTATGAGGTGAAGACGCCTGTTGCTGACAGTTCGACCTATATCAACAAGACCAATATCACCAAGCACGGTATCTTTCACCAGCTCTTCAGTACAGTCCAAGACGACACAGCAGGATGGAGTGCCCGCCAGATAAACTACAATGTTGGAACAATCAAGCTCAACGAGACCTGGAGTGCAACGTTACGCCTCAGACTGACCCAGGCGGGGTCGTTCGATCTCTTCGGCCCTGACAGCACCTCCTCTATTACATTCACCGACATGAGTGATACCACGAATCCGGTGACACAGACAGCGTTCATCCCGGAAATGCAGTGCAAGGTATATCCGGTGGGAGAAAATCCCGTGTTTGGTACAAAAACACTCCAAGTCAGCGATCTCACGGTCACTACATCCGATCCAACCGTGTGGAAGCTGGCATGGAAGACCTCCTATGACGGCGATAAAACCGTTACAGAAACGCTGCAGTCCCGGGTGGCGGATAGTGCTGCGGCATGGCAGACAATCCCCGGTGGCATAACGATGATCAGCAGTCAGGTGGTCAATTCACCCTCGTACTATACACTATCCCTGTCGGATACGTCGCTCTGGGTAAAAGGGAAATGTTACGAGTTCCGGGTCGTTGCCCAGGCAGAGGGTACCGATGATTCGGTAACACAATCCGGTTCAACCTGCATCAGTGCATCGGGAGGAACGATCTATATCAAACTCGAATAA
- a CDS encoding APC family permease gives MPCNPLPFAEAGLTDSVFSTALARYGFQETAAVLFFIVLTAAFSCANSGFYGAIRALYGLSIERMASRFLARLNRNCVPMVGTLVTLACCWLVLSLWWFTNGEGQIYIWLLSVSAFTGAICWISICWVQVVFRRKIYKCGYTDTDIIAPAPLSPWMPIIVGVVLEVIALVVLAFNPDLSGALYLSVPVVCVPMILY, from the coding sequence ATGCCGTGTAACCCCCTCCCGTTTGCCGAGGCTGGGCTCACGGACAGCGTCTTCTCAACGGCACTTGCCAGGTACGGCTTCCAAGAGACAGCAGCCGTCCTCTTCTTCATTGTCCTGACCGCGGCGTTCTCCTGCGCCAACAGCGGGTTCTATGGGGCGATCCGTGCCCTGTACGGCCTCTCCATCGAAAGGATGGCATCCCGGTTCCTTGCGCGGCTGAACCGCAACTGCGTCCCCATGGTCGGGACACTCGTCACGCTTGCGTGCTGCTGGCTCGTCCTCTCCCTCTGGTGGTTCACGAACGGCGAGGGCCAGATCTACATCTGGCTCCTGTCTGTCTCAGCGTTCACCGGCGCCATCTGCTGGATCTCTATCTGCTGGGTGCAGGTGGTCTTCCGCAGGAAGATTTACAAGTGCGGGTATACCGATACGGACATCATTGCCCCCGCACCTCTCTCGCCATGGATGCCAATTATCGTTGGGGTGGTGCTGGAAGTCATCGCCCTTGTCGTACTTGCGTTCAACCCAGACCTCTCCGGGGCCCTCTACCTCTCGGTGCCGGTTGTCTGTGTCCCGATGATCCTCTACTAG
- a CDS encoding DUF7288 family protein — translation MVNADGQLYTIEGVAAALILLLTAYIVVNSTSVYTAGDTHISDMQLEVVGDDALKMMNTAPNISVDKTSLQTIVETGDSAQFRTMFDTIVNAKTGTDRDRIQFMANVTCERDGVVSSVPLSESSHMFTGGEHAVRVSEWVIVDSSDCTDPSSGKHAVLVEALVWRD, via the coding sequence ATGGTAAATGCAGACGGGCAGCTGTACACCATCGAGGGGGTTGCAGCAGCGCTCATCCTCCTCCTGACCGCGTACATTGTGGTGAACTCCACATCCGTATATACCGCGGGGGACACCCACATCAGCGATATGCAGCTTGAAGTCGTGGGGGACGATGCACTGAAGATGATGAACACTGCGCCCAACATCTCGGTTGACAAAACCTCCCTGCAAACCATTGTTGAGACGGGCGATTCTGCGCAGTTCCGGACGATGTTTGATACTATCGTGAATGCAAAGACCGGCACAGACCGGGATCGTATCCAGTTCATGGCAAACGTTACCTGCGAACGGGACGGAGTTGTCAGCAGTGTACCTTTAAGTGAGTCTTCCCATATGTTTACGGGAGGAGAACATGCTGTGCGGGTATCCGAGTGGGTCATTGTTGACAGTTCTGACTGTACGGATCCCTCATCCGGTAAACATGCCGTTTTAGTGGAGGCATTAGTATGGCGCGACTGA
- the hisG gene encoding ATP phosphoribosyltransferase, which yields MITIALPKGSLEAQTLQLFKEADLEVRRTDRDYNPRIDDPRIGKVKILRPQEIPTYVDKGYFDLGISGLDWITETGSDVVEVADLSYSKTGEGNVKIVVAVHRDEPIENVTQIRPGSRVTTEYPGLTKKFFEDLKIPVQLFHSFGASEAKVPDLMDVVVDLTETGTTLRKNGLKIIGQIMESHTAIIANKASWADPEKRREIEEIRTLLFGVIDARHKVLLTMNVPTASMEKIVAALPAMKKPTVSRLHGIDYYSIQTVVPKNSVNGLIPKLKKCGAEDILEIPISKIVP from the coding sequence ATGATCACCATCGCACTCCCGAAGGGCAGCCTTGAGGCGCAGACCCTCCAGCTGTTCAAGGAGGCAGACCTCGAGGTCCGACGCACGGACCGCGACTACAACCCCCGTATTGATGACCCCCGGATCGGAAAGGTCAAGATCCTCCGCCCGCAGGAGATCCCGACCTATGTTGACAAGGGATATTTCGACCTCGGCATCTCGGGCCTTGACTGGATCACCGAAACCGGTTCCGATGTCGTTGAGGTGGCAGACCTCTCCTACAGTAAGACCGGCGAGGGAAATGTCAAGATCGTTGTCGCGGTGCACCGTGACGAGCCCATCGAGAACGTCACCCAGATCCGGCCGGGCAGCCGGGTCACAACCGAATACCCGGGCCTGACAAAGAAGTTCTTCGAGGACCTGAAGATCCCGGTCCAGCTCTTCCACTCTTTTGGTGCATCGGAGGCGAAAGTCCCCGATCTGATGGACGTAGTCGTTGATCTAACCGAGACCGGGACAACACTCAGGAAGAACGGCCTCAAGATCATCGGCCAGATCATGGAGTCCCACACGGCGATCATCGCGAACAAGGCAAGCTGGGCAGACCCGGAGAAACGGCGCGAGATCGAGGAGATCCGGACCCTGCTCTTCGGTGTTATCGATGCCCGGCACAAGGTTCTCCTGACCATGAATGTCCCGACCGCATCTATGGAGAAGATCGTTGCGGCATTGCCGGCGATGAAGAAGCCGACGGTCAGCCGGCTCCATGGGATCGATTACTACAGCATCCAGACTGTTGTTCCCAAGAATTCGGTCAACGGGCTTATCCCGAAGCTCAAGAAGTGCGGCGCCGAGGACATCCTTGAGATACCAATCTCGAAGATTGTGCCGTGA
- the rimI gene encoding ribosomal protein S18-alanine N-acetyltransferase: protein MIRPHDLALFPLPQIRRATPADIAAIVAIEKESFIDPWEQAVFLEALTYYPTTYFVAECDGAVVGFVVGGLEDTGENIYGHLCNLGVSPRYRRRGIAKLLVNRVEHQFALELATGVQLEVRVSNTTAQRFYRRMRYREVFGIEHYYANGEDAIVMMKWFRF, encoded by the coding sequence ATGATCCGGCCCCATGACCTCGCTCTCTTCCCGCTGCCCCAGATCCGCCGGGCGACACCCGCCGATATCGCGGCGATCGTTGCCATAGAGAAGGAGTCGTTCATCGATCCCTGGGAGCAGGCGGTCTTTCTTGAAGCGCTGACGTATTACCCTACTACCTATTTTGTCGCCGAGTGCGATGGCGCGGTTGTCGGATTCGTTGTCGGGGGCCTCGAGGACACCGGTGAGAACATCTACGGCCACCTCTGCAATCTCGGGGTCAGCCCGCGGTACCGCCGGCGGGGGATCGCAAAGCTGCTCGTGAACCGGGTCGAGCACCAGTTTGCGCTGGAACTCGCCACCGGTGTCCAGCTGGAAGTTCGTGTCTCCAACACCACCGCCCAGCGGTTCTATCGCAGGATGAGGTACCGGGAAGTCTTCGGGATTGAGCATTATTACGCGAATGGCGAGGATGCCATTGTCATGATGAAATGGTTCCGGTTCTAA
- a CDS encoding LysE family translocator, giving the protein MDIGLVIQGIIVGLILAVPVGPLSLICIQRTLLSGRLHGLLSGFGITVADSVYAVIAFLGLAAISGFILSFEVPLRIFAGLVLIVVGVRIIGFVPDRRQDKTGQKRYSKDFFSMLALALANPMTLVFLMVTLPGYGFVFGGTSLVSAGWFVSGFVAGSALWWIILCGMVGSLRAWLTERNLTLINHASGIFIAGVGAVMILAPVLALAGFTGP; this is encoded by the coding sequence ATGGACATAGGGCTTGTCATTCAGGGGATCATCGTTGGCCTCATCCTTGCCGTACCAGTCGGGCCGTTGTCTCTCATCTGCATCCAGCGGACCCTCTTGTCCGGCAGGCTTCACGGCCTTCTCTCCGGGTTTGGCATTACCGTTGCCGATTCTGTCTATGCGGTCATTGCATTCCTCGGGCTTGCCGCCATCTCCGGATTTATCCTCTCCTTTGAAGTCCCGCTCAGGATCTTTGCCGGGCTGGTCCTCATTGTTGTCGGTGTGAGGATTATCGGGTTTGTTCCTGACCGCAGGCAGGACAAGACCGGCCAGAAGCGGTATTCAAAAGATTTTTTCTCGATGCTCGCCCTTGCCCTGGCAAACCCGATGACGCTGGTCTTTCTCATGGTCACCCTGCCGGGCTATGGTTTTGTCTTTGGCGGGACATCGCTGGTATCCGCAGGCTGGTTTGTCTCCGGTTTCGTTGCCGGTTCGGCGTTATGGTGGATCATCCTGTGCGGGATGGTCGGGTCGCTCCGGGCATGGCTCACGGAAAGGAACCTGACGCTGATCAACCATGCATCCGGTATCTTCATTGCCGGTGTTGGTGCGGTCATGATCCTCGCGCCGGTCCTCGCACTGGCGGGGTTTACCGGCCCGTAA
- a CDS encoding DUF1015 domain-containing protein has protein sequence MVRIYRFSGVRPVKEAAPEIAAVPYDVVTANEAKAIIAQNPKSFLRVSRPDAELPGIPPHDDRVYQRAREMFLLLEREGLLKKDPEPGMYLYRAQQNGDTFLGLCCCLDVDDYRNNKIRRHELTRYDKEEDRTRHIEAVRAHNGPVVLLYRDDAGLFSFIESQVARTQPPVADVWTEQGALHQIFRIADPGVLAELEQRFAAVPALYIADGHHRAKASVNLADKILASGNQPGDEVCRFMGVIFAHNRVKIHGYSRLLTDLDPYTPDTFLKKLGEHYTVRPYAAVDGSVYNITPAITDPEKYHVVHLYLRGTWYECTRPRETGPETPNTLDVAVLQKHVLEGMLGITDPRGDARLQYLGGARPVSDLEKLVDDGTYRLAFAMQPVKVETVLSIADAGGIMPPKSTWFEPKLLSGLVVHSFD, from the coding sequence ATGGTGAGGATATATCGTTTTTCAGGGGTGCGGCCGGTGAAGGAGGCTGCGCCGGAGATCGCGGCAGTGCCGTATGACGTGGTGACTGCTAACGAGGCAAAGGCGATCATTGCACAGAACCCGAAGAGTTTCCTGCGCGTGAGCAGGCCCGATGCCGAACTCCCGGGCATTCCCCCCCATGATGACCGCGTGTACCAACGGGCGCGGGAGATGTTCCTTCTCCTGGAGCGCGAGGGGCTCTTGAAGAAGGACCCGGAACCCGGCATGTACCTGTACCGGGCACAGCAGAACGGGGATACATTCCTTGGCCTCTGCTGTTGTCTCGATGTGGACGATTACCGGAACAATAAGATCCGTCGCCATGAACTGACACGGTATGACAAGGAGGAAGACCGGACCCGGCATATCGAAGCCGTCCGTGCGCACAACGGACCGGTGGTCCTCCTCTATCGCGACGATGCGGGTCTCTTCTCCTTCATCGAATCACAAGTAGCCCGCACACAGCCGCCAGTCGCCGACGTGTGGACGGAACAGGGAGCACTCCACCAGATATTCCGGATCGCGGATCCCGGGGTCCTGGCTGAACTCGAACAACGCTTCGCCGCGGTCCCGGCGCTCTATATCGCCGACGGGCACCACCGCGCCAAGGCATCGGTGAACCTTGCCGATAAGATCCTCGCCTCCGGCAACCAGCCGGGCGACGAGGTCTGCCGGTTCATGGGGGTCATATTCGCCCACAACCGGGTGAAGATCCACGGGTACAGCCGCCTCCTTACTGACCTGGATCCCTATACTCCCGATACGTTCCTCAAAAAACTTGGCGAGCATTACACGGTCCGGCCATACGCGGCTGTCGATGGCAGCGTGTATAATATCACCCCCGCGATTACCGATCCGGAAAAGTACCATGTTGTCCATCTCTATCTCAGGGGAACGTGGTACGAGTGCACACGTCCGCGGGAGACCGGTCCTGAAACACCCAACACGCTTGATGTGGCTGTGCTCCAGAAGCACGTGCTCGAAGGGATGCTGGGCATCACCGACCCCCGGGGCGACGCACGCCTCCAGTACCTGGGAGGGGCCCGCCCGGTCTCCGACCTTGAAAAACTCGTGGATGACGGGACCTACCGGCTCGCGTTTGCCATGCAGCCGGTGAAGGTGGAAACGGTCCTTTCCATTGCCGACGCAGGGGGCATCATGCCGCCAAAATCCACCTGGTTCGAACCCAAACTGCTGAGCGGTCTCGTTGTCCATTCATTCGATTGA
- a CDS encoding DUF7289 family protein, protein MTTRAFQESCTDGVSESIGFLLIFTLMMAGIGLVTLYGYPLLMQQQTGADEQIMEKNMIVLQNDVKSLAYKTVPYKETALKIGGGSLTVFNSSTTPQVFTISIHDSSTTYVNEFHPGDLRYVSESARTDLSLQNGAVVKRDRAGQGSVMLAEPRWFYDSAANMMVINLISFNSTDLMGRSGIGMVQMALKDNSYSSIPVPATTTVLLDYTSPDPTDADFSIAWDNYFTNTVKMERQSSAAGPTITYKLPLDSTRDGTLVIKKYDILIKSV, encoded by the coding sequence ATGACAACGAGGGCATTCCAGGAATCGTGCACAGACGGCGTATCGGAGTCCATCGGGTTTCTCCTCATTTTCACGCTGATGATGGCGGGCATCGGCCTTGTGACCCTGTACGGGTACCCGCTGCTGATGCAGCAGCAGACCGGCGCCGATGAGCAGATCATGGAAAAGAACATGATCGTGCTCCAGAATGATGTCAAAAGCCTTGCCTACAAGACGGTCCCCTACAAGGAGACCGCACTCAAGATCGGCGGGGGTTCGCTGACGGTATTCAATTCGAGCACAACACCCCAGGTTTTCACCATCAGCATTCATGATTCCTCCACAACATACGTGAACGAATTCCATCCCGGGGATCTCCGGTACGTGTCTGAGAGCGCAAGGACCGACCTCTCCCTCCAGAACGGGGCGGTCGTGAAACGGGACCGTGCCGGCCAGGGATCCGTGATGCTTGCCGAGCCACGCTGGTTCTATGACTCCGCGGCCAATATGATGGTGATCAATCTCATCTCCTTCAACAGCACGGATCTCATGGGACGCTCAGGAATTGGGATGGTTCAGATGGCACTCAAGGACAACAGTTATTCCAGCATACCGGTCCCCGCCACAACAACCGTCCTTCTCGATTATACGTCGCCCGATCCCACTGACGCGGATTTCTCCATTGCCTGGGACAATTATTTCACCAATACTGTAAAGATGGAGCGCCAGTCTTCCGCTGCTGGTCCCACCATAACCTACAAACTGCCCCTGGATTCCACGAGAGATGGCACCCTTGTGATAAAAAAATACGACATTCTGATCAAATCCGTGTAA
- the eif1A gene encoding translation initiation factor eIF-1A: protein MKGEIPLTEKKPAAPPGDEIIRVRLPQKRNREMFGSAELMMGANHIRIRCFDGVTRMGRIKGKIKKKVWIREGDILIVIPWNFQDEKCDIVYRYTGPQVEWLRRNNYL, encoded by the coding sequence ATCAAGGGAGAGATTCCACTGACAGAGAAGAAACCGGCAGCACCCCCCGGCGATGAGATCATCAGGGTCAGGCTGCCCCAGAAACGCAACCGGGAGATGTTCGGCAGTGCCGAGCTCATGATGGGTGCAAATCACATCCGCATCCGCTGCTTTGACGGCGTGACCCGAATGGGAAGGATCAAGGGAAAGATCAAAAAGAAAGTCTGGATCCGGGAAGGCGATATCCTGATTGTCATCCCGTGGAACTTCCAGGACGAGAAATGCGATATCGTGTACCGCTACACCGGCCCGCAGGTGGAGTGGCTACGGCGGAATAATTACCTGTAA